The nucleotide sequence CCGGTATAGCCGAGGCAATTGCGAACCGAGTTTACCAGCCGCGGGCTTTCGAAAAAGGTTTCGGCGATCCATTTGGCGCGCAGCGGGTCGCCCGGCAGAAGCACGGCGTCTGCATAATCACCCGGCTTGGCATGGTTGTGCGGCGTCATCTTTCGTCCCCAATGTGCAATTCCGAGCGAAAGCTTACTCACGCCGGAAGCGCAAAGACAATCCCGGCCCGGGAACGGCACATGGGCCCCATGCATTGGTCAGGACCAGCAAGTGCTTGACGGGCGGGCGCGCTGGCCCCATCTACGGGCCGCACAGTTTTCTGAGGAGGCACATATGGTCGCCAAGATCTTCATCGACGGGGAAGCGGGTACAACGGGTCTGCAGATCCGGGAACGCCTTGCCGGTCGTCGCGACCTCGAAGTGCTCTCCATTGCCGCTGACAAGCGCAAGGACCAGGACGAGCGCAAGCGCCTGCTCAACGCTGCCGATGTCGCCATCCTCTGCCTGCCCGACGAGGCAGCAAAGGAGAGCGTTAGCCTCATCGACAATGGCACCACCCGGGTCATCGATGCCTCCACCGCCTATCGCGTCGATCCCGACTGGACCTATGGCTTTGCCGAAATGGACAAGGGCCAGACCGAGGCCATCGCGAAGGCGCGCTTCGTTGCCAATCCCGGTTGCTGGCCCCAGGGCCTCATCGCCGGCCTGCGCCCGCTGATCGCCGCCGGTCTCGTGCCCGCCGATTTCCAGGCCATCTACCATGGCATTTCCGGCTATTCCGGCGGTGGCAAGCAGATGATCGCCGAATATGAGGCCGAAGGCGGAACGCCCAGCCAGTTCATGCCTTATGGCCTCACCTTCGCGCACAAGCATCTGCCCGAGATGACCGCCTATACCGGCCTTAAGTCGGCGCCGCTGTTCCAGCCCGTCGTCGGCAATTTCGCGCAGGGGATGACCACGTCCATCCCGCTGCAGCTCGGCACTTTTGCCAAGGTGCCGACAGGCGCCGAGATCCATGCTGCGCTGGCTGATTATTTCGCCGCCATCCCGGACAGTTTTGTGCGCGTCGCCGCCTATGATCCAGCGCTGGGCAAGACCGCTGCGCTCGATCCGCAGGCCCATAACGGCACCAATACGCTCACCCTGCATGTCTTTGCCAATGACAGCCGGGCCCAGGCCGCCATCCTTGCGGTCTACGACAATCTGGGCAAGGGTGCCTCTGGAGCCGCCGTCCAGAACCTCAATCTGATGCTGGGTGTATCCGCCAGCGAAAGCCTCGCCGCCTGACGGCAGGAGAAAGGGCCGCATAAAAATGGCCGAGACGGAACTGAAGATCCTACGCGAAGAGGGCCCCACGCGGGGCCGCTACGTCATCCATCTGGCGCCCGGCGCCGAGGCGGAGATGACCTATCGCAAGGCGGGCGCTGGCCCGATGATCATCGATCACACCGGCGTCCCCACCGAGTATGAAGGTCGCGGCATCGCCCTGCGCCTCGTCAAGGCGGCCATCGCGGACGCCCAAGAGCAAAACTTCAAGATCAAGCCCGTCTGCCCCTACGTCGTCGCCCAATTCCGCCGCCACCCCGAGTGGGGCCTTTTGCTGGGCTAGATTGAAAAATTGACGCTCACCGGCTCTGTTGAAATCGCTGACTGGGGAATTATCGCCAGCCGCGAGAGGACTTGGCTCCTGCTATCGACCGAGGGTTTCACCGAAACCATCCCATTTTTACGACAT is from Devosia sp. SD17-2 and encodes:
- the argC gene encoding N-acetyl-gamma-glutamyl-phosphate reductase, with the translated sequence MVAKIFIDGEAGTTGLQIRERLAGRRDLEVLSIAADKRKDQDERKRLLNAADVAILCLPDEAAKESVSLIDNGTTRVIDASTAYRVDPDWTYGFAEMDKGQTEAIAKARFVANPGCWPQGLIAGLRPLIAAGLVPADFQAIYHGISGYSGGGKQMIAEYEAEGGTPSQFMPYGLTFAHKHLPEMTAYTGLKSAPLFQPVVGNFAQGMTTSIPLQLGTFAKVPTGAEIHAALADYFAAIPDSFVRVAAYDPALGKTAALDPQAHNGTNTLTLHVFANDSRAQAAILAVYDNLGKGASGAAVQNLNLMLGVSASESLAA
- a CDS encoding GNAT family N-acetyltransferase; protein product: MAETELKILREEGPTRGRYVIHLAPGAEAEMTYRKAGAGPMIIDHTGVPTEYEGRGIALRLVKAAIADAQEQNFKIKPVCPYVVAQFRRHPEWGLLLG